The following are from one region of the Nicotiana tabacum cultivar K326 chromosome 3, ASM71507v2, whole genome shotgun sequence genome:
- the LOC107768660 gene encoding berberine bridge enzyme-like 22, translated as MVSIVLLVLFLLTTPCHGNFQDFATCMTLHSISSVHSQGSLSYIYLLQAAEQNPRWLNSTSLLKPSYIVTPKTQNEIQLAIRCSKKHGLQVRIKSGGHDYEGLSFLCKTPFVILDLVNFRSISINLENETAWIQAGATIGEFYYNIPKKSDILGFPSGLCPSVGVGGLFSGGGIGTMMRKYGLSADNIIDANLVDANGRILNRETMGDDVFWAIRGGGGASFGVITAWKVKLVHVPPLVTVFTIHKSLNQEGFKLVHKWQHLASKLPENLFIRVIIQQIDGPDSHGNAKPVELLFNSLFLGLKTDLVSIMNKSFPELGLKMEDCAEMSWIKSVLYFTGYEKGEPLEVLLDRKTQYKSNFKGKSDFVVEPIPEGVFQGISERFFHQKLAFMILDPLGGKMDEISESEIPFPHRKGNLYNIQYIVKWDSNDMLASQQPLYWMQRLYKYMEPYVSKSPRTAYINYRDLDLGINQQGNYSSYRQALTWGTKYFKGNFPRLVRAKHQIDPSDFFTNEQSIPPLSC; from the coding sequence ATGGTTTCCATTGTATTACTAGTTTTATTTCTTCTTACAACACCATGTCATGGCAATTTTCAAGACTTTGCTACATGCATGACTCTTCACTCTATTTCAAGTGTTCACTCCCAAGGATCTCTTTCATATATATATCTTCTACAAGCAGCTGAACAAAATCCAAGATGGCTAAACTCAACATCACTACTTAAGCCATCATACATAGTAACACCAAAGACACAAAATGAAATCCAATTAGCCATTCGTTGTAGCAAGAAGCATGGTTTACAAGTTAGAATAAAGAGTGGAGGTCATGATTATGAAGGCCTATCTTTTCTTTGCAAAACCCCTTTTGTAATTCTTGATTTAGTCAATTTTCGATCGATTAGCATCAACTTAGAAAATGAAACTGCTTGGATTCAAGCTGGTGCAACAATTGGAGAATTTTACTATAACATACCCAAGAAAAGTGACATTCTTGGATTTCCTTCTGGCCTATGTCCAAGTGTTGGTGTTGGTGGGCTCTTTAGTGGAGGTGGCATTGGCACTATGATGAGAAAATATGGGCTCTCTGCTGATAATATAATAGATGCCAATCTGGTTGATGCCAATGGTAGAATCCTTAATAGAGAAACAATGGGAGATGATGTATTTTGGGCAATTAGAGGTGGTGGAGGAGCTAGTTTTGGAGTAATAACAGCCTGGAAAGTGAAGCTGGTTCACGTTCCACCCCTTGTCACAGTTTTCACAATTCACAAGAGTTTAAACCAAGAAGGTTTCAAACTTGTCCATAAATGGCAACATTTAGCTAGTAAACTACCCGAGAATCTCTTCATTCGAGTCATTATTCAACAAATCGATGGACCTGATAGTCATGGAAACGCGAAGCCAGTGGAACTCTTGTTCAATTCCCTCTTTTTAGGACTGAAAACTGACCTGGTTTCTATCATGAACAAGAGTTTCCCTGAATTGGGCTTGAAAATGGAAGATTGCGCGGAGATGAGCTGGATAAAGTCTGTTCTCTACTTCACAGGCTACGAAAAAGGGGAGCCATTAGAAGTCCTGTTGGATAGGAAAACACAATACAAGAGCAACTTCAAGGGAAAGTCAGATTTCGTCGTTGAACCAATCCCAGAAGGTGTTTTCCAGGGGATCTCAGAGAGGTTTTTCCACCAAAAGTTGGCTTTCATGATATTGGATCCTTTAGGTGGGAAAATGGATGAAATTTCTGAATCTGAAATACCATTTCCTCATAGGAAAGGGAACCTATACAACATACAATACATAGTGAAATGGGATTCAAATGATATGTTGGCATCCCAACAGCCCTTGTATTGGATGCAAAGGCTTTACAAATACATGGAACCATATGTGTCCAAGTCACCAAGAACTGCTTATATCAATTATAGGGATCTTGATTTGGGAATAAATCAGCAGGGAAATTACTCAAGTTATCGACAAGCTCTGACTTGGGGTACGAAGTACTTCAAAGGTAACTTTCCAAGATTGGTAAGAGCTAAGCATCAGATTGATCCAAGCGACTTTTTCACAAATGAACAAAGTATTCCTCCTCTTTCTTGTTAG